A region of Reichenbachiella carrageenanivorans DNA encodes the following proteins:
- a CDS encoding NAD(P)/FAD-dependent oxidoreductase, with translation MQEQKRVVIIGNGIAGITAARHIRKQSDCEILVISGESDYFFSRTALMYVYMGHMEFEHTQPYENWFWEKNRIELLKGWVRKIDFESKTLHIDEDKTLPYDTLVIATGSVPNKFGWPGQDAVGVSGLYHAQDLGYIEQHTREAKHAVVVGGGLIGVELAEMLHSRNISVTFLVRENNFWDTVMPEEEAKMINQEILDHHIDLRLETELKEITTDGEGKVTGVITSTGENIACQFVGLTVGVSPNVNWLKDSGLEINRGVLVNEYLETNKPDVYAIGDCAERRTPTEGRRPLEQVWYTGRMMGEVVARTITGDRTAYRPGIWFNSAKFFNIEYQTYGRVKPQLKSGQEQFFWQSKDQKKSLRIVFDEQTMAVLGVNVLGIRMRHEIWDQWIAAGRKINQVMAELESANFDPEFFKAYEYDIRQVFNREFEYMTVPNKKASLLKRLFA, from the coding sequence ATGCAAGAACAAAAACGTGTTGTAATAATTGGTAATGGGATAGCGGGTATCACTGCTGCTCGGCATATTCGCAAGCAGAGTGATTGTGAAATCTTGGTGATCTCAGGAGAGAGTGATTATTTTTTTTCAAGAACAGCACTCATGTATGTATACATGGGGCATATGGAATTCGAACATACGCAACCTTATGAAAACTGGTTTTGGGAGAAAAATAGAATTGAATTGCTCAAAGGCTGGGTGAGAAAGATTGATTTCGAATCTAAAACACTACATATCGATGAGGATAAAACATTGCCCTATGACACACTTGTCATAGCGACAGGGTCGGTACCCAATAAATTTGGGTGGCCAGGTCAAGATGCAGTAGGAGTGAGCGGCTTATACCATGCGCAAGACTTGGGATATATAGAGCAGCATACAAGAGAGGCTAAACATGCGGTAGTTGTAGGTGGGGGACTAATAGGTGTTGAATTGGCTGAAATGCTTCATTCCAGAAATATATCAGTCACTTTTCTGGTGAGGGAAAATAATTTTTGGGATACAGTGATGCCCGAAGAGGAAGCGAAGATGATCAATCAAGAGATTTTGGATCATCACATAGATTTGCGCCTTGAGACAGAGCTGAAAGAAATAACCACTGATGGAGAGGGAAAGGTGACAGGTGTAATAACTAGTACGGGCGAAAATATAGCCTGTCAATTTGTGGGACTGACAGTTGGAGTGTCCCCAAATGTCAACTGGCTTAAGGATTCTGGTTTAGAGATCAATCGTGGTGTATTGGTGAATGAATACCTTGAAACAAATAAGCCAGATGTGTATGCTATTGGAGATTGTGCTGAGCGCCGTACGCCTACTGAGGGAAGAAGGCCGCTGGAGCAAGTATGGTACACTGGTCGTATGATGGGTGAAGTAGTGGCTCGAACGATCACAGGAGATCGAACGGCTTACCGTCCAGGCATATGGTTCAATTCTGCTAAGTTTTTTAACATAGAGTATCAAACTTACGGAAGGGTGAAGCCACAATTGAAAAGTGGTCAGGAACAATTCTTTTGGCAATCAAAGGATCAAAAAAAATCACTTCGAATCGTATTCGATGAGCAGACGATGGCCGTACTAGGTGTGAATGTATTGGGGATTAGAATGAGACACGAAATTTGGGATCAGTGGATAGCTGCGGGCCGTAAAATCAACCAAGTGATGGCCGAGTTGGAAAGTGCCAATTTCGACCCTGAGTTTTTCAAGGCCTACGAATACGATATTCGTCAAGTGTTTAATCGTGAGTTTGAGTATATGACTGTACCAAATAAAAAAGCATCCCTTCTAAAAAGACTATTCGCATGA